The genomic stretch GTGGGGAACGTTTTGAAGGGAAGAAAGCCTTTTTAAAAAGCATTGAACCGTATTTCTCAGATTTTAGACCATAAAAGAAAAGACCAGAGGATTCTGGCCTTTTTACTTACTCTTCTGCCCGGAAGAAGGCTTTGTAAAGTGCTCGAACGGCTTGTTTTTCGTGTTCTGTTTGTGTAACGAACATGACAGATACTTCGCTTGATCCTTGAGAAATCATTTCCAAGTTAATGTGCTTATCTGAGAGAGCTTTGGTTGCTGTTGCTGTGACACCAATATGATTTTTCATATCTTCACCTACAATCATGATGATTGAAAGATTGTGTTCAATATCGACTTCATCTACGCCAAGTTCACGAGTTAAGTATGAAGTGATTTCTTGTTCTTTGATTGGTGTAAGTTCACGTTCGCGAACGATGACTGACATGTCATCGATACCTGTTGGGATGTGTTCCCAACGGATATTTAGGTCTTCAAGAATTTGAAGGACTTTGCGACCAAATCCGACTTCGCGGTTCATGAGGTATTTAGACAAGTTGATACTTGCAAATTCGTCATCAGCTGCGATACCAATAACAGGTACAGTTGGTCCACTGTGTTTTAGTGTGATTCGAGTTCCTGGGTGTTCAGGGTTGTTGGTATTTTTGATAACGAGAGGAATTTTGCCGCGGTAAGCAGGAATAAGTGCTTCGTCGTGGAGCACTGAAAATCCAGCATAAGCAAGTTCACGCATTTCACGGTATGTTAATTCTTGGATTGTGTGAGGTTTGTGAACCACTCCTGGGTGAGCTGCAAAGATACCATCGACATCAGTAAAGTTTTCGTACAAGTCTGCTTTAACACCTGCTGCAACGATAGAACCTGAAATATCTGAACCACCACGTGAGAATGTACAGATTTGACCATCAACTGTTACACCAAAGAAACCTGGGATAACAAGGATTTCCTCTGAATCACGTAATTCTTCGAGTTTATCGTAGCTTGATGGAAGAATACGAGCATTTCCTGGTTCACTTGAAACAATGATACCTGCTTCTTTAGGGTGAACATAGCGTGCATTGAGGCCGTTTTTACGGAAAAATTCTGCTACAAATTTTGCGTTGT from Streptococcus ruminicola encodes the following:
- a CDS encoding aspartate kinase → MKVIKFGGSSLASAEQLKKVLNIVKSDNERRFVVVSAPGKRNSEDTKVTDALIKYYKNYTSGDDVTAAQEWIINRYQAIADELGLSSSIMSKIAGAITNLATLPIECNEFLYDTFLAAGEDNNAKFVAEFFRKNGLNARYVHPKEAGIIVSSEPGNARILPSSYDKLEELRDSEEILVIPGFFGVTVDGQICTFSRGGSDISGSIVAAGVKADLYENFTDVDGIFAAHPGVVHKPHTIQELTYREMRELAYAGFSVLHDEALIPAYRGKIPLVIKNTNNPEHPGTRITLKHSGPTVPVIGIAADDEFASINLSKYLMNREVGFGRKVLQILEDLNIRWEHIPTGIDDMSVIVRERELTPIKEQEITSYLTRELGVDEVDIEHNLSIIMIVGEDMKNHIGVTATATKALSDKHINLEMISQGSSEVSVMFVTQTEHEKQAVRALYKAFFRAEE